The Trueperaceae bacterium sequence CGGAATACAATCCGTTCGAAGCGGTGAAAACGAACGTTCACGGCGCACAGAACGTCATCGACGCCGCCATCGATCAAGGTGTCCGCCGCGTCATCGCTCTCAGCACCGACAAGGCCAGCAGCCCCATCAACCTTTACGGCGCCACCAAGCTGGTGAGCGACAAGCTGTTCGTCCAAGGGAACTTCTACGCCGGCAGCAAGGACACCCGCTTTTCCGTCGTCCGCTACGGCAACGTCGTTGGTAGCCGCGGCAGCGTCGTGCCGTTCTTTCAGGCGCGCGCGGCGGACGGCGTCCTACCGATCACCGACGAACGCATGACGCGCTTTTGGATCACCCTGCAACAAGGGGTCGACTTCGTCTTGAGTAGTCTGGAGTTCATGCGTGGCGGTGAAGTTTTCGTTCCCAAGATCCCCAGCATGCGCGTGGCCGACCTGGCCAAGGCCATCGCCCCCGACGCCCGCCTGGAGAGGGTCGGCATCCGCCCCGGCGAGAAGCTGCACGAAGAAATGATCAGCATCGACGACGCACGACGGACCCTCGACATCGGCGATCGCTACGTCATCCAACCCGAGTTCGGGTGGTGGGGCAACGACCACCTGGCGGGCACGACGGTACCCGAAGGGTTTGCGTATACGAGCGATCGGAACGATGAGTGGCTGGACGTTCAGGGACTCCGCGACCTTCTCACGCATGCCTGACTTCCTGCCCTATGGCCGTCAGTGGGTCGACGACGACGACATCCAGGCCGTCGTCGACGTCCTCAGGAGCGACTTCCTGACCACCGGCCCCGCGGTCGAACGATTCGAGGATGCACTCGCGCACGCCACGGGAGCCCGCTGTGCCGTCGCGGTCAACTCAGGTACATCCGCCCTGCACGCAATGTACTTCGGAGCGGGCATCGGCCCCGAGGACGAGATCGTCACCAGCCCGCTGACGTTCGCGGCCACGGCCAACGCGGCCCTGTACCTCGGCGCCACCGTACGCTTCGTGGACGTCGAGCCCGACACCGGGAACCTGAACTCCGACCTCGTTAAAGCCGCGATTACGGACCGGACGAAAGCGATCGTCGCCGTGGACTTTGCGGGCCATCCCGCGGACTACGACAGCCTGCGCACAATCGCGGACCGGCACGGCATCA is a genomic window containing:
- the pseB gene encoding UDP-N-acetylglucosamine 4,6-dehydratase (inverting); the encoded protein is MLFSRDELKQYEARSAFGGDPRLRFFLGDVRDAERLHRAFDGIDVVIHAAALKQVPAAEYNPFEAVKTNVHGAQNVIDAAIDQGVRRVIALSTDKASSPINLYGATKLVSDKLFVQGNFYAGSKDTRFSVVRYGNVVGSRGSVVPFFQARAADGVLPITDERMTRFWITLQQGVDFVLSSLEFMRGGEVFVPKIPSMRVADLAKAIAPDARLERVGIRPGEKLHEEMISIDDARRTLDIGDRYVIQPEFGWWGNDHLAGTTVPEGFAYTSDRNDEWLDVQGLRDLLTHA